The proteins below are encoded in one region of Rhodothermales bacterium:
- the leuS gene encoding leucine--tRNA ligase, producing the protein MAGYPFDEIEPKWQRHWDAHETFKTPGPGDAGFDAARPKYYVLDMFPYPSGAGLHVGHPEGYTATDIIARARRMQGFNVLHPIGWDAFGLPAEQYAVETGTHPRETTQRNITRFREQLKMLGFSYDWSREVDTTDPKYYRWTQWIFLQLYKKGLAYQAEVAVNWCPALGTVLANEEVIDGRSERGGHPVVRRPMRQWMLKITAYAERLLDGLDDLGWPDSLKEMQRNWIGRSEGAEVDFPVFGHAETDIRVFTTRPDTLFGATYMVLAPEHPLVEEITTAEQRGAVDAYRDAAARKSELERTELQKEKSGVFTGAHAVNPVTGFHIPIWVADYVLASYGTGAIMAVPAHDERDYAFATQYGLPIREVVSGGNVDEAAYTGDGTLINSDSSDRAIANIAQRGVKLDGLGVAEAKAKITEWLESEGVGRRKINYKLRDWLFSRQRYWGEPFPIVFVDDEPQPLPESDLPVMLPEVERYEPSGTGESPLATIPEWVETTFEGESARRETNTMPQWAGSCWYYLRYLDPDNDRALVDPAKEQYWMPVDLYVGGAEHAVLHLLYARFWHKVLYDAGVVSTKEPFERLVNQGMILGEVEYTVVRDGVASTVEEDEVEKRGDRFVLKADPNVEVESRAHKMSKSRGNVVNPDDIIAEYGADSLRLYEMYMGPLEQTKPWRTDDVKGVHRFLARAWRLVTEQEISDAEPQREQLRLLHRTIQRVTDDIDGLRFNTAIAAMIEFVNEATKWDATPKALLDDFVLLLAPFAPHIGEELWDRLGHGDSLTYAPWPQLDEQYLKEDEVEIAVQVMGKLRGTVRVAADASKDAVLDAARAEENVARYLAEGTVRKEIYVPGRLVNFVVS; encoded by the coding sequence ATGGCAGGCTATCCCTTCGACGAGATCGAACCCAAGTGGCAGCGCCACTGGGACGCGCACGAGACGTTCAAGACGCCCGGCCCCGGCGACGCCGGCTTCGACGCTGCCCGCCCGAAGTACTACGTCCTCGACATGTTTCCCTACCCGTCCGGCGCCGGGCTCCACGTCGGCCACCCCGAGGGCTACACCGCCACCGACATCATCGCGCGGGCGCGGCGGATGCAGGGCTTCAACGTGCTCCACCCGATCGGGTGGGACGCCTTCGGGCTGCCGGCCGAGCAGTACGCCGTCGAGACAGGGACGCACCCGCGCGAGACGACGCAGCGCAACATCACGCGCTTCCGCGAGCAGCTCAAGATGCTCGGCTTCTCGTACGACTGGAGCCGCGAGGTCGACACGACGGACCCGAAGTACTACCGCTGGACGCAGTGGATCTTCCTGCAACTCTACAAAAAGGGTCTCGCGTATCAGGCCGAGGTGGCGGTGAACTGGTGCCCGGCGCTCGGCACCGTCCTCGCGAATGAAGAGGTGATCGACGGGCGGAGCGAGCGCGGCGGGCACCCCGTCGTCCGCCGGCCGATGCGGCAGTGGATGCTCAAAATCACGGCCTACGCCGAACGCCTCCTCGACGGGCTCGACGATCTCGGCTGGCCGGACTCGCTGAAGGAGATGCAGCGGAACTGGATCGGGCGGAGCGAAGGGGCCGAGGTGGACTTCCCCGTCTTCGGCCACGCCGAGACCGACATCCGCGTGTTCACGACGCGGCCCGACACCCTTTTTGGCGCGACATACATGGTCCTCGCGCCCGAGCACCCGCTCGTCGAGGAGATCACGACGGCCGAGCAGCGCGGTGCCGTGGACGCCTACCGCGACGCCGCCGCGCGGAAATCCGAGCTCGAACGGACCGAGCTGCAGAAAGAGAAGTCCGGCGTCTTCACGGGGGCACACGCCGTCAACCCCGTCACCGGCTTCCACATCCCGATCTGGGTCGCCGACTACGTCCTTGCGAGCTACGGCACCGGCGCGATCATGGCCGTGCCCGCCCACGACGAGCGCGACTACGCCTTCGCCACGCAATACGGCCTACCGATCCGCGAGGTCGTCTCGGGTGGCAACGTGGACGAGGCGGCGTACACCGGCGACGGCACCCTCATCAACTCCGACTCGTCGGACCGCGCGATTGCGAACATCGCCCAGCGCGGCGTAAAGCTCGACGGGCTCGGCGTGGCGGAGGCGAAGGCCAAAATCACCGAGTGGTTGGAGAGCGAGGGCGTCGGTCGGCGGAAGATCAACTACAAGCTCCGCGACTGGCTCTTCAGCCGGCAGCGCTACTGGGGCGAGCCGTTCCCCATCGTCTTCGTCGACGATGAGCCGCAGCCGCTCCCCGAATCCGACCTCCCCGTGATGCTACCGGAGGTCGAGCGCTACGAGCCGAGTGGCACCGGTGAGAGCCCGCTCGCGACGATCCCCGAGTGGGTCGAGACCACGTTCGAGGGCGAGTCGGCGCGGCGCGAGACGAACACGATGCCGCAGTGGGCCGGCTCGTGCTGGTACTACCTCCGCTACCTCGACCCCGACAACGACCGCGCCCTCGTCGACCCGGCGAAAGAGCAGTACTGGATGCCGGTCGACCTCTATGTCGGCGGAGCCGAGCACGCCGTGCTGCACCTGCTCTACGCCCGGTTCTGGCACAAAGTCCTCTACGACGCGGGCGTCGTCTCGACGAAGGAGCCGTTCGAGCGGCTCGTCAACCAGGGCATGATCCTAGGCGAAGTCGAGTACACCGTCGTCCGCGACGGCGTGGCGAGCACGGTCGAGGAGGACGAAGTCGAGAAGCGCGGCGACCGGTTTGTGCTGAAGGCCGACCCGAACGTCGAGGTCGAGTCGCGGGCGCACAAGATGTCGAAGAGCCGCGGCAACGTCGTCAACCCCGACGACATCATCGCGGAGTACGGGGCCGACTCGCTGCGGCTCTACGAGATGTACATGGGGCCCCTCGAGCAGACGAAGCCGTGGCGGACCGACGACGTGAAGGGCGTCCACCGCTTCCTCGCGCGGGCGTGGCGGCTCGTCACCGAGCAGGAGATCTCCGACGCCGAGCCCCAGCGAGAGCAGCTCCGCCTGCTCCACCGGACGATCCAGCGCGTCACCGACGACATCGACGGCCTCCGCTTCAACACGGCGATTGCGGCGATGATCGAGTTTGTCAACGAAGCCACGAAGTGGGATGCGACGCCGAAAGCGCTCCTCGACGACTTCGTGCTCCTCCTCGCCCCGTTCGCGCCGCACATCGGCGAGGAGCTGTGGGACCGGCTCGGCCACGGCGACAGCCTGACGTATGCCCCGTGGCCGCAGCTCGACGAGCAGTACCTCAAAGAGGACGAGGTCGAGATCGCCGTGCAGGTGATGGGCAAGCTGCGCGGGACCGTCCGCGTCGCCGCCGACGCCTCGAAGGACGCCGTGCTCGACGCGGCGCGCGCCGAGGAGAACGTCGCGCGCTACCTCGCCGAGGGTACGGTGCGGAAGGAGATCTACGTGCCCGGCCGCCTCGTCAACTTCGTCGTGAGCTGA
- a CDS encoding CoA-binding protein, which produces MDFQTLFAAARTIAVVGCSPRATRTSHRIARYLQDAGYTVVPINPHHDELLGVPCYPDLLSIPEDTHIDIVNVYRQPRFTEGVVQDAVDRNERTQENPVIWTQLGVSSQEAKGLAAAHDLPYVTNRCIMVEHARFF; this is translated from the coding sequence ATGGATTTCCAGACCCTCTTCGCCGCCGCCCGCACGATCGCCGTCGTCGGCTGCTCGCCGCGCGCAACGCGGACGAGCCACCGCATCGCCCGCTACCTGCAGGACGCCGGCTACACCGTCGTCCCGATCAACCCTCACCACGACGAGCTCCTCGGCGTCCCGTGCTACCCTGATTTGCTCTCCATCCCGGAGGACACCCACATCGACATCGTCAACGTGTACCGGCAGCCGCGCTTCACCGAAGGCGTCGTGCAAGACGCCGTGGACCGGAACGAACGCACGCAGGAGAACCCGGTGATCTGGACTCAGCTCGGCGTCTCGTCGCAGGAGGCAAAAGGGCTCGCCGCCGCCCACGACCTGCCCTACGTCACGAACCGCTGCATCATGGTCGAGCACGCCCGCTTCTTCTGA
- a CDS encoding adenylate/guanylate cyclase domain-containing protein, which translates to MALLNEVAAALGAARDLGTILRRIVREGMGAVGAGQGTVTLVDAARSDDNRTVVRTSVRSSEGEAFRPSAVLLGWMHWYKKPIRVDDPATDDRFSPQDWAPAVRTVLSVPLLVRAGLIGVLTVFNKRGDEGFSAEDERLLAILAAQSAQVIENARVREEGERVRRVFGQHTDPAVVDALMGGEADVVPQRQSVCVMFLDVRDFTAFAEQAEPEAVVDYLNGLLWFMIEAVTRHHGIVHQLLGDGFMAIFGAPVSRGNDCRNAVHAALEIVERLRSAVESGAVAPTRVGIGLHAGEVVAGLVGSKVHREYKVTGDVVNLAARIEGLNKDFDSAVLASEAVWRAAGDEALEAEALGAVEVRGRQEPVVLYRLA; encoded by the coding sequence TTGGCGCTGCTAAACGAGGTCGCGGCGGCGCTGGGGGCGGCGCGGGATCTGGGCACGATCCTGCGCCGCATCGTGCGTGAGGGGATGGGAGCCGTTGGGGCCGGGCAGGGGACGGTTACGCTCGTCGATGCCGCGCGGTCGGACGACAACCGGACGGTCGTGCGCACGTCGGTCCGCTCCAGCGAGGGCGAGGCGTTCCGGCCGAGCGCGGTTCTCCTCGGCTGGATGCACTGGTACAAGAAGCCCATCCGCGTGGACGACCCCGCGACGGACGACCGCTTCAGCCCGCAGGACTGGGCCCCGGCCGTCCGCACCGTCCTCAGCGTCCCGCTCCTCGTTCGCGCTGGGCTCATCGGCGTGCTGACGGTGTTCAACAAGCGCGGCGACGAGGGCTTCAGCGCCGAGGACGAGCGGCTGCTGGCGATCCTCGCGGCGCAGTCGGCGCAGGTGATCGAGAACGCCCGCGTGCGGGAGGAGGGGGAGCGGGTGCGGCGGGTGTTCGGGCAGCACACGGACCCAGCCGTCGTGGACGCGCTGATGGGGGGCGAGGCCGACGTGGTCCCGCAGCGGCAGTCCGTATGCGTGATGTTTCTCGACGTACGCGACTTCACGGCGTTCGCCGAGCAGGCCGAGCCGGAGGCCGTGGTGGACTACCTCAACGGCCTGCTCTGGTTCATGATCGAGGCGGTGACCCGGCACCACGGGATCGTGCACCAGCTCCTCGGCGACGGGTTCATGGCGATCTTCGGCGCGCCCGTCTCGCGCGGGAACGACTGCCGCAACGCCGTCCACGCGGCGCTCGAGATCGTCGAGCGGCTGCGGTCCGCCGTCGAGAGCGGAGCCGTCGCACCGACGCGGGTTGGGATCGGGCTGCACGCGGGCGAGGTGGTCGCCGGGCTCGTGGGGTCGAAGGTTCACCGGGAGTACAAAGTCACCGGCGACGTGGTGAACCTCGCAGCGCGGATCGAAGGGCTGAACAAAGACTTCGACTCGGCGGTGCTGGCGTCCGAGGCGGTGTGGCGCGCGGCCGGGGATGAGGCGCTGGAGGCCGAAGCGCTCGGCGCGGTCGAGGTGCGGGGGCGGCAGGAGCCGGTCGTGCTGTACCGGCTGGCGTGA
- a CDS encoding protein kinase — MEVSASHKRWRHVQRLFAEVVGLDPERRTARLERVGREDPRLREQLQALLDRHERGEPLTGSPPPSRVGSGGLGSGDSLILGEIVGPYCLLEELGRGAMGIVYRAQDTRLKRPVALKFLSPQLSADKRARARLEREAQAASALDHPNICTVYEIGETDDGRLYLALACYDGETLENRIERGPLAVDDAVRIAVRMARGLAAAHRHGIVHRDVKPSNVLVTEDEEVKILDFGIARVADSDLTGTGDTLGTAAYMSPEHLRGAPEARSDVWALGVVLYEMLTGRRPFRGDYEAALLYAVLHEAPAPLDRDDVPDPLAEIVRRCLEKDPDLRYPSAEEVEVDLERLRLGAPAAHPSRRVSRRTRRLAFGLGGLALLLVLALSPLRTAATAWLGGSGPDVQHLAVLPLMSPAAEASVGEGLTLTLTSLLTQLGSHAERPITVVPASEMREIKTAAEARERFGVGVVVSGDFQREGEQAHLTLNMIDARTLRQLHTERLSESANRLPVLHQRALATLADMLGVPLSEERQSMLTAGGTADSEAYEWYLKGTAALERFDRPENIRTAIQAFLWALEDDSLYALAHAGLGEAYVRKYQSTQDPEVIRLAEQHSRHALRLSNRLAAVRITLGLLYNITGDYSAAVNQFRIGVELEPDDARMYHGLASSYRKLQRTEEAERFYQTAIDLQPSRWQPRNDLGYLYIESGRLEEAIHQFEQVIDLAPDDVRGYEGLATSYLYRGDFENARLWAQRSLDVRPSYRAYARLGDASYYEEDYAMAAQAYERALQHNDSEYTVWGNLGDVYSLMRGHSTEAERAYRHAIETAEEVRRVAPSNPEVLSDLAMYHLEIGENARASSLLDEVNVNVSSDMYLAQRVAVLYERLGRRDQALRWVAEALSRGYPDTELEQEPALRDLITDPRYRAAIRSES; from the coding sequence ATGGAAGTCTCCGCGTCCCATAAACGCTGGCGGCACGTCCAGCGCCTCTTCGCCGAAGTCGTCGGGCTCGACCCCGAACGGCGCACGGCCCGGCTCGAACGGGTCGGCCGGGAAGACCCACGGCTGCGGGAGCAGCTCCAGGCCCTCCTCGATCGCCACGAACGCGGCGAGCCGCTCACCGGATCGCCGCCGCCGTCCCGAGTAGGCTCGGGCGGGCTCGGCTCGGGCGATAGCCTGATCCTCGGCGAGATCGTCGGGCCGTACTGCCTGCTCGAAGAGCTAGGGCGCGGGGCGATGGGGATCGTCTACCGCGCGCAGGACACCCGGCTCAAGCGGCCGGTCGCGCTGAAGTTTCTCTCGCCCCAACTCAGCGCCGACAAGCGGGCGCGGGCGCGGCTAGAGCGGGAAGCGCAGGCGGCCAGCGCGCTCGACCACCCCAACATCTGCACGGTCTACGAGATCGGCGAGACCGACGACGGCCGGCTCTACCTCGCCCTCGCCTGCTACGACGGCGAGACACTCGAGAACCGGATCGAGCGCGGCCCCCTCGCCGTGGACGACGCCGTCCGCATCGCCGTCCGCATGGCGCGTGGCCTCGCCGCTGCCCACCGCCACGGCATCGTCCACCGCGACGTGAAGCCCTCGAACGTCCTCGTCACCGAAGACGAGGAGGTCAAGATCCTCGACTTCGGCATCGCCCGCGTCGCCGACTCCGACCTCACCGGCACCGGCGACACGCTCGGGACCGCCGCGTACATGAGCCCCGAGCACCTGCGCGGCGCCCCGGAGGCCCGCTCCGACGTGTGGGCGCTCGGCGTCGTGCTCTACGAGATGCTCACCGGCCGGCGCCCCTTCCGCGGCGACTACGAGGCCGCACTGCTCTACGCCGTCCTCCACGAAGCGCCCGCCCCGCTCGACCGCGACGACGTGCCGGACCCGCTCGCCGAGATCGTCCGGCGATGCCTCGAGAAAGACCCCGACCTCCGCTACCCCTCGGCTGAGGAGGTCGAAGTGGACCTCGAACGGCTGCGGCTGGGCGCACCCGCCGCGCACCCGTCGCGCCGCGTGTCGCGCCGCACCCGCCGCCTCGCGTTCGGGCTCGGGGGCCTCGCGCTCCTGCTCGTCCTCGCCCTCTCGCCCCTCCGCACCGCCGCGACAGCCTGGCTAGGTGGCAGCGGGCCGGACGTGCAGCACCTCGCCGTGCTCCCGCTCATGAGCCCCGCAGCCGAAGCCTCGGTGGGTGAGGGCCTGACGCTCACACTGACGAGCCTGTTGACCCAACTCGGCTCTCACGCCGAGCGGCCCATCACCGTCGTTCCGGCCAGCGAAATGCGGGAGATCAAGACCGCCGCCGAGGCTCGCGAACGGTTCGGCGTGGGCGTCGTCGTCAGCGGGGACTTCCAGCGAGAGGGCGAGCAGGCTCACCTTACGCTCAACATGATCGATGCACGCACCCTCCGCCAACTCCACACCGAGCGTCTTTCGGAGTCGGCGAACCGCTTACCCGTTCTTCATCAACGCGCGCTCGCCACGCTCGCTGATATGCTCGGGGTCCCGCTCTCTGAGGAGCGGCAGAGCATGCTCACCGCTGGCGGTACGGCGGATAGCGAAGCGTATGAGTGGTACCTGAAAGGAACAGCAGCATTGGAGCGGTTCGACCGACCAGAGAACATAAGGACTGCTATTCAGGCTTTTCTATGGGCACTCGAAGACGACTCGCTCTACGCCCTCGCCCACGCAGGTCTGGGAGAGGCCTATGTGCGGAAGTACCAGTCCACCCAGGATCCGGAGGTGATTCGTCTGGCTGAGCAACACAGCCGCCACGCCCTCAGGCTTTCCAACCGCCTTGCGGCTGTGCGAATCACGCTGGGGTTGCTCTACAACATTACAGGCGACTATTCGGCTGCGGTTAACCAGTTTAGAATTGGAGTGGAGTTGGAACCAGACGATGCCAGGATGTACCACGGTCTTGCATCTTCGTACAGAAAGCTTCAGCGCACAGAGGAAGCAGAGAGGTTCTACCAGACAGCCATTGACTTGCAACCAAGCAGGTGGCAACCTCGCAATGACCTCGGGTACCTCTACATAGAATCTGGTCGCTTGGAGGAGGCAATTCACCAGTTCGAGCAAGTGATTGACCTTGCACCGGACGACGTTCGAGGTTACGAGGGCCTCGCTACAAGCTACCTCTATAGGGGAGATTTCGAGAATGCCCGCTTGTGGGCACAGCGAAGCTTGGATGTCAGGCCGAGTTACAGGGCTTACGCTCGATTGGGAGATGCCAGTTATTACGAAGAAGACTATGCAATGGCCGCTCAGGCCTACGAGCGGGCCTTGCAACACAATGACAGCGAGTACACCGTGTGGGGTAACCTCGGCGATGTGTACAGCTTGATGAGAGGGCATTCCACTGAAGCAGAGAGAGCGTACCGCCACGCTATTGAAACAGCAGAGGAAGTGAGACGCGTCGCTCCGTCGAACCCCGAAGTGCTCTCGGATCTCGCCATGTATCACCTTGAAATAGGAGAGAATGCGCGGGCTAGTTCCTTGCTGGACGAAGTGAATGTCAACGTGTCGAGCGACATGTACCTCGCGCAGCGCGTCGCTGTCCTCTACGAGCGACTTGGTCGGCGTGACCAAGCGCTTCGGTGGGTAGCCGAGGCGTTATCCCGAGGGTATCCCGATACGGAGCTTGAGCAGGAACCTGCGCTTCGTGACCTGATAACCGATCCGAGGTACCGTGCGGCCATACGCTCTGAATCTTAG
- a CDS encoding HD domain-containing protein — protein sequence MTPLFSPLVERAIELAAEWHDRTYRKSRWRAHPFDPPPEVALRIPVMAHLTAVALTVQRAGWDDETVAAAFLHDALEDGNQFRHTLTFERLADLVGEGVAERVLGVTEPQRGPDGKHLPWRVRKDAYVETLRAATPEVAAISLADKLHNAWTMNQGIQSGVNIFADGPTNRKLSAGPDEQRWFFRTVLDTSEAFIDPRLDPMRERLRQEIERFERLTSDEG from the coding sequence ATGACGCCGCTCTTCTCGCCCCTCGTCGAGCGCGCCATCGAACTCGCCGCCGAGTGGCACGACCGGACGTACCGCAAGAGCCGCTGGCGCGCGCACCCGTTCGACCCGCCGCCGGAGGTCGCGCTGCGCATCCCCGTGATGGCCCACCTGACTGCCGTCGCCCTCACGGTCCAGCGGGCGGGATGGGACGACGAGACCGTCGCCGCCGCCTTTCTCCACGACGCGCTCGAAGACGGCAACCAGTTCCGGCACACCCTCACGTTCGAGCGGCTCGCCGACCTCGTGGGCGAGGGCGTGGCCGAGCGCGTGCTCGGCGTCACCGAGCCGCAGCGCGGGCCAGACGGCAAGCATCTCCCGTGGCGTGTGCGGAAGGATGCCTACGTCGAAACCCTACGTGCGGCCACGCCCGAGGTGGCTGCGATCTCGCTCGCCGACAAGCTCCACAACGCGTGGACGATGAACCAGGGCATCCAGTCCGGGGTGAACATCTTCGCCGATGGGCCCACGAACCGAAAGCTCTCGGCCGGCCCCGACGAGCAGCGGTGGTTCTTCCGCACGGTCCTCGATACGTCCGAGGCTTTCATCGATCCGCGGCTCGATCCGATGCGCGAGCGGCTGCGGCAGGAGATCGAGCGCTTTGAGCGGCTGACGAGCGACGAGGGGTAG
- the bshC gene encoding bacillithiol biosynthesis cysteine-adding enzyme BshC, which translates to MSVSAEPSLAARRLPFERLDGFPELFRRYAEGDEAALRFFGHDFRDTSARAEAARDAAALDRDRATLADVLTEQNEAWGNLDGAVRANIDALRDPESAVVVTGQQLGLFGGPLYTVYKAVTAVQLARQTAEETGRPVIPVFWLAGEDHDFDEVRSTLVLSGNDPLRIALPPSEDRTPVGRRVLGDEIMEAVAALEEALRPTEFTPALLDAVRAAYRPGATMRDAFAGLMRTLFASSGLVFISSDDARLKRLAAPVFRQEIERHAETFERLKATSDEVGAAFHTQVTPLPVNLFLMEDEGRYTLDPDDGGFTLRGLDRRYSKAELLKLLDAEPERFSPNVVLRPVLEDRLLPTAAYVAGPGETSYYAQLRGVYDAFGVPMPVVYPRASVTLIESKVQKVLDRYDLTVADLDGDLEGLHRRLVLALSEHDVEGAFGAATRALHEAMNALKPVAANVDATLAKSADATRAALQKELAAFQDRVVRAEKRNHDVVRDQLDKAQAGLYPTGKLQERSLSALYFVNKYGPDLVARWLDGLDLDTTAHQVIEL; encoded by the coding sequence ATGTCCGTCTCCGCCGAACCGTCGCTCGCCGCCCGCCGCCTTCCCTTCGAGCGGCTCGACGGGTTTCCCGAGCTCTTCCGCCGCTACGCCGAGGGGGACGAGGCCGCGCTCCGCTTCTTCGGCCACGACTTTCGCGACACGTCGGCACGCGCGGAGGCGGCACGCGACGCTGCCGCGCTCGACCGCGACCGCGCGACGCTCGCCGACGTTTTGACCGAGCAGAACGAGGCGTGGGGGAACCTCGACGGGGCCGTCCGTGCGAACATCGACGCGCTCCGTGACCCCGAGAGCGCCGTCGTCGTGACGGGGCAGCAGCTCGGGCTCTTCGGCGGCCCGCTCTACACGGTGTACAAAGCCGTCACCGCCGTCCAACTCGCCCGGCAGACGGCCGAGGAGACCGGCCGCCCCGTCATCCCCGTGTTCTGGCTCGCGGGCGAGGACCACGACTTCGACGAGGTCCGCAGCACGCTCGTCCTCAGCGGCAACGACCCGCTGCGCATCGCGCTCCCGCCCTCCGAAGACCGCACGCCCGTCGGCCGCCGCGTGCTCGGCGATGAGATCATGGAGGCTGTCGCCGCGCTCGAAGAAGCGCTCCGCCCGACCGAGTTCACACCTGCCCTCCTCGACGCCGTCCGCGCCGCGTACCGCCCCGGTGCGACGATGCGCGACGCCTTCGCCGGGCTGATGCGGACGCTCTTCGCCAGCAGTGGGCTCGTGTTCATCTCCTCCGACGACGCCCGGCTCAAGCGGCTCGCCGCGCCCGTCTTCCGGCAGGAGATCGAGCGCCACGCCGAGACGTTCGAGCGGCTGAAGGCCACGAGCGACGAGGTCGGCGCGGCCTTCCACACGCAGGTGACGCCCCTCCCAGTCAACCTCTTCCTGATGGAGGACGAGGGCCGCTACACGCTCGACCCCGACGACGGCGGGTTCACGCTGCGCGGGCTCGACCGGCGGTATTCCAAAGCCGAGCTACTGAAATTGCTGGACGCCGAGCCCGAGCGGTTCAGCCCCAACGTCGTCCTCCGGCCGGTCCTCGAAGACCGGCTGCTCCCGACGGCGGCCTACGTCGCCGGGCCGGGGGAGACCTCGTACTACGCCCAACTGCGCGGCGTCTACGACGCCTTCGGTGTGCCGATGCCCGTCGTGTATCCGCGCGCGAGCGTCACGCTCATCGAGAGCAAGGTGCAGAAGGTGCTCGACCGCTACGACCTCACCGTCGCCGACCTCGACGGCGACCTCGAAGGGCTCCACCGCCGCCTCGTCCTCGCCCTCTCCGAGCACGACGTGGAGGGTGCGTTCGGCGCTGCGACGCGGGCGCTGCACGAAGCGATGAACGCGCTCAAGCCCGTCGCCGCAAACGTGGATGCGACGCTCGCGAAGTCGGCTGACGCGACGCGGGCCGCGCTGCAAAAAGAACTCGCCGCGTTTCAGGACCGCGTCGTCCGTGCCGAGAAGCGGAACCACGACGTCGTCCGCGACCAACTCGACAAAGCGCAGGCCGGGCTCTACCCGACGGGGAAGTTGCAGGAACGGTCGCTCTCGGCGCTCTACTTCGTCAACAAGTACGGCCCCGATCTCGTCGCCCGCTGGCTCGACGGGCTCGACCTCGACACGACCGCGCACCAAGTGATCGAACTATGA
- a CDS encoding bifunctional nuclease family protein — MDYIQVDIIGLSTSPSSGGAYALVLGEVDGNRRLPIIIGAFEAQAIALELEKIQPPRPLTHDLLRDLFDAIDADITDIVIDDLREGTFFAKIRYVYGGKENQLDARPSDAVALAVRSDAPIYVVPAVLEEAGIPAEDESATPLARATEEEEPREVTTARSPIERVQAQLDKAIESEDYERAAKLRDEIEQMKKEN, encoded by the coding sequence ATGGATTACATCCAAGTAGACATCATCGGACTTTCGACGAGCCCCTCCAGCGGTGGAGCCTACGCCCTCGTGCTCGGCGAGGTGGACGGCAACCGCCGCCTGCCCATCATCATCGGCGCGTTCGAAGCCCAGGCGATCGCGCTCGAGCTGGAGAAGATCCAGCCGCCGCGCCCGCTCACGCACGACCTCCTCCGCGACCTCTTCGACGCCATCGACGCCGACATCACGGACATCGTGATCGACGACCTCCGCGAGGGCACGTTCTTCGCCAAGATCCGCTACGTCTACGGCGGGAAGGAGAACCAGCTCGACGCGCGGCCCTCTGACGCCGTCGCCCTCGCCGTCCGCAGCGACGCGCCGATCTACGTCGTCCCCGCCGTGCTCGAAGAGGCCGGGATCCCCGCCGAGGACGAGAGCGCGACGCCCCTCGCCCGCGCTACCGAGGAAGAAGAGCCCCGCGAGGTCACGACGGCCCGCTCGCCCATCGAGCGCGTACAGGCGCAGCTCGACAAAGCCATCGAATCTGAGGACTACGAGCGTGCCGCCAAGCTCCGCGACGAGATCGAGCAGATGAAGAAAGAGAACTGA
- the hisC gene encoding histidinol-phosphate transaminase, whose translation MPSTAPPTTDQLDRLLDLIRPEVRAQHAYRVATQVDRAAKLDQNESPYDLPPKMKRAAVEHFLAQDWNRYPQDRPHELVAALAAHLDWPAEGIVVGRGSNELTHTLALALISAGTPVVLPHPMFALYESVVKVHGGEVVPVDPNADFSHSADAIIATMEASQAPLAVVCSPNNPTGYAFPFEELERMAQAAPGFLLIDEAYVEFVEGPNAGELLRRYPNVIVMRTFSKAMGLAGLRLGYLMAHPDVAAELEKPRLPFLVDRLSEAVGLTMLEHQDLVRERVAVMTAERAKLLAAVAKIDGVETVPSSANFFIMRTPLAPAALLAALLREGARIRNVSGYPALAGWVRVSVGLPAENRAFLDALNEVLA comes from the coding sequence ATGCCCTCGACCGCTCCGCCCACGACGGACCAGCTAGATCGCCTCCTCGACCTTATCCGGCCCGAGGTGCGCGCGCAGCACGCCTACCGCGTCGCCACGCAGGTGGACCGCGCGGCCAAGCTCGACCAGAACGAGAGCCCGTACGACCTACCGCCGAAGATGAAGCGGGCCGCCGTCGAGCACTTCCTCGCGCAGGACTGGAACCGGTATCCGCAGGACCGCCCGCACGAACTCGTCGCCGCGCTCGCCGCGCACCTCGACTGGCCGGCGGAGGGGATCGTCGTCGGGCGCGGCTCGAACGAGCTGACGCACACGCTCGCGCTCGCGCTCATCAGCGCCGGGACGCCGGTCGTCCTCCCGCACCCGATGTTCGCGCTCTACGAGAGCGTCGTGAAGGTGCACGGCGGCGAGGTGGTGCCCGTCGATCCGAACGCCGACTTCTCGCACAGCGCCGACGCCATCATCGCCACGATGGAGGCCTCGCAGGCGCCGCTCGCCGTCGTCTGCTCGCCGAATAACCCGACGGGCTACGCGTTCCCCTTCGAGGAACTGGAGCGAATGGCCCAGGCCGCGCCCGGCTTCCTCCTCATCGACGAGGCCTACGTCGAGTTCGTCGAGGGGCCGAACGCGGGCGAGCTGCTGCGGCGCTACCCGAACGTGATCGTGATGCGGACGTTCTCGAAGGCGATGGGGCTGGCCGGGCTGCGGCTCGGCTACCTCATGGCGCACCCCGACGTCGCGGCCGAACTCGAGAAGCCGCGCCTGCCCTTCCTCGTCGACCGCCTCAGCGAAGCGGTCGGGCTGACGATGCTGGAGCACCAGGACCTCGTGCGCGAGCGCGTCGCCGTGATGACGGCGGAGCGCGCGAAGCTGCTGGCGGCGGTGGCGAAGATCGACGGGGTCGAGACCGTGCCTTCCAGCGCGAATTTCTTTATCATGCGGACGCCGCTCGCGCCGGCCGCGCTGCTGGCGGCCCTCCTCCGCGAGGGGGCCCGCATCCGCAACGTCAGCGGCTACCCCGCCCTCGCCGGTTGGGTCCGCGTTTCTGTCGGGCTCCCGGCCGAGAACAGGGCCTTTCTCGACGCGTTGAACGAGGTGCTCGCGTAA